The sequence GATAAAGTTCGGGCGTGATGAACGTGTTTGCCGATCGCCGCAAAACGCTGCTCGAACGTCTCGATGGCGCGCTCGTCTTGCAAGCTGCGCCCGAGGCCGTGCGTAACAACGGGGTTCACCACGAATACCGTCAACACTCGGATGTCCACTACCTGACGGGTTTCGACGAACCCGGATCGGTCCTCGTCGTCTCGCCGAAGCATCCCGAACACAAGTTTGTCTTGTTCATCCGCAAGCGCGACCCCGAGACCGAAGTTTACGATGGGCCGCGCCCCACTCCCGAGCAAGCCAAGGAAAAATACGGGGTGGATGCGTCATACACCATCAACCAATTCGACGAGAAAATTGTCGAATATCTGACGGGACATCAGCGCATTTACTACGATCTCGGAACGAATCGCGCCTTCGACGAGCGCATCTTGCGCGCCATCGGAGCCGTGCGAGGCAAAGGGCGCCGAGCGAACAAGGTTTGGCCGAGCGAAGTCGTCGAAGTCGAGCGGAGCGGCCTGCACGACATGCGCCTCGTCAAGTCCGACGTGGAGCTCGCGATCATGCGAACCGCTGCGTCGATCACACGCGAGGCGCATATGGCCGCGATGCAGAAGGCCGCGCCAGGTTTGTACGAATACGAGATCGACGCGATCATCCGCGCCATCTTCATGCATCGCGGATCTGCGCGCGTTGCGTACACGCCCATCGTCGCATCTGGTCCAAACGCGACGATCCTGCACTACCACGGCAGCCGCAGGCGAATGGAAGCGGGCGAGCTACTGCTCATCGATGCAGGGTGCGAGTACGAGTTTTACGCGTCCGACGTGACCCGCACGTTCCCGGTGAGCGGGGCGTTTTCCGCGGCACAACGCCGCATCTACGACATCGTGCTGGCTGCGCAGATGGCGTGTATCGACGCGGTCAAACCCGGCACGAACGTCGACGCGATCCATCAAATTGCCCTTAAAATCATGATCCAGGGGTTGCTCGAAGAAAAACTACTGACGGGTAGCTTCGACGAGATCATCGAGAAGGAAACGTACAAGCGCTACTGCCCACATCGCACGAGCCATTGGATTGGCATGGACGTCCACGACGTTGGCTTGTACTACGTGAATGACAAACCGCGAACGCTCGAGCCGGGGATGGTGTTCACGATCGAGCCGGGGATTTACGTCGCTCCGGACGACACGAAGGTGCCTGCCGAATATCGTGGAATTGGCGTGCGCATCGAAGACGACATCCTCGTGACGGCTTCTGGGTATGAAAACCTCACGGCCGCCATCCCCAAGCTGCCCGACGACATCGAACGCGTTTGTCGCGACGCTCGATGAAGAAGAAAAACCTCACGACATCCGAAGACAAACCCAACG is a genomic window of Polyangiaceae bacterium containing:
- a CDS encoding aminopeptidase P N-terminal domain-containing protein, translated to MNVFADRRKTLLERLDGALVLQAAPEAVRNNGVHHEYRQHSDVHYLTGFDEPGSVLVVSPKHPEHKFVLFIRKRDPETEVYDGPRPTPEQAKEKYGVDASYTINQFDEKIVEYLTGHQRIYYDLGTNRAFDERILRAIGAVRGKGRRANKVWPSEVVEVERSGLHDMRLVKSDVELAIMRTAASITREAHMAAMQKAAPGLYEYEIDAIIRAIFMHRGSARVAYTPIVASGPNATILHYHGSRRRMEAGELLLIDAGCEYEFYASDVTRTFPVSGAFSAAQRRIYDIVLAAQMACIDAVKPGTNVDAIHQIALKIMIQGLLEEKLLTGSFDEIIEKETYKRYCPHRTSHWIGMDVHDVGLYYVNDKPRTLEPGMVFTIEPGIYVAPDDTKVPAEYRGIGVRIEDDILVTASGYENLTAAIPKLPDDIERVCRDAR